A genome region from Actinobacillus arthritidis includes the following:
- the murC gene encoding UDP-N-acetylmuramate--L-alanine ligase, translated as MKNFQDKIKKLVPEMRRVNQIHFIGIGGAGMSGIAEVLLNEGYQISGSDIAEGPVTKRLAEAGAKVFIGHQSENVSGASVVVASSAIDDSNPEVQAAKEARIPVIQRAQMLAEIMRFRHGIAVAGTHGKTTTTAMISMIYTEAQLDPTFVNGGLVKSAGKNAHLGASRYLIAEADESDASFLHLQPMVSVVTNIEPDHMDTYGGDFEQMKATYVKFLRNLPFYGLAVMCADDETVMEIAPQVGRQVMTYGFSEKADYRIEDYQQTGFQGHYTVVCPNGEHIDVLLNVPGKHNALNATAALAVAKEEGIANEAILAALADFQGAGRRFDQLGSFIRPNGKVMLVDDYGHHPTEVDVTIKARRSGWENKRVVMIFQPHRYSRTRDLFDDFVQVLSQVDALIMLEVYATGEAPIVGADSKALCRSIRNLGKVDPILVSDTDQLGEVLDQIIQDGDLILAQGAGSVSRISRGLAESWKA; from the coding sequence ATGAAAAATTTCCAAGATAAAATTAAAAAATTAGTACCGGAAATGCGTCGTGTAAACCAAATCCATTTTATCGGGATTGGCGGTGCAGGAATGAGTGGTATTGCAGAAGTATTATTAAATGAAGGTTATCAAATCTCTGGTTCGGATATTGCGGAAGGTCCAGTAACTAAGCGTTTAGCTGAAGCCGGTGCTAAAGTATTTATCGGTCATCAATCGGAAAATGTAAGTGGAGCAAGCGTAGTGGTTGCTTCCAGTGCGATTGATGACAGTAATCCAGAAGTCCAAGCGGCAAAAGAAGCACGCATTCCGGTGATTCAACGGGCGCAAATGTTAGCGGAAATTATGCGTTTTCGTCACGGTATTGCGGTTGCTGGTACACACGGTAAAACTACCACTACTGCAATGATTTCGATGATCTATACCGAAGCACAATTAGACCCGACTTTTGTAAATGGTGGTTTAGTAAAATCAGCAGGTAAAAATGCACATTTAGGGGCAAGCCGTTACTTAATTGCGGAAGCGGATGAAAGTGATGCGTCATTCTTACACTTACAACCGATGGTTTCAGTAGTAACCAATATCGAGCCGGATCATATGGATACTTACGGCGGTGATTTTGAACAGATGAAAGCAACTTACGTCAAATTCTTACGTAACTTACCATTCTACGGTTTAGCCGTTATGTGTGCTGATGATGAAACGGTAATGGAAATCGCACCGCAAGTTGGTCGTCAAGTCATGACTTACGGCTTTAGCGAAAAAGCGGATTACCGTATTGAAGATTACCAACAAACCGGTTTCCAAGGTCATTATACGGTAGTTTGTCCGAACGGCGAACATATTGACGTATTGCTGAATGTACCGGGTAAACATAATGCTCTGAATGCAACCGCCGCACTTGCGGTAGCGAAAGAGGAAGGCATTGCCAACGAAGCAATTCTAGCCGCACTTGCTGATTTCCAAGGTGCAGGTCGCCGTTTTGACCAATTGGGGTCATTTATTCGTCCGAACGGTAAAGTGATGTTAGTCGATGATTACGGTCACCACCCGACCGAAGTAGATGTAACGATTAAAGCAAGACGTTCCGGTTGGGAAAATAAACGTGTGGTAATGATTTTCCAACCGCACCGTTATTCACGTACGCGTGATTTATTCGATGATTTTGTACAAGTGTTATCACAAGTTGATGCGTTAATTATGCTTGAGGTGTATGCGACAGGCGAAGCACCAATTGTTGGGGCGGATAGTAAAGCGTTATGCCGTTCAATTCGCAACTTGGGTAAAGTCGATCCGATTTTAGTTTCAGATACCGATCAGCTTGGCGAAGTATTAGATCAAATTATCCAAGACGGTGATTTAATTCTTGCCCAAGGTGCTGGTAGTGTAAGCCGTATTTCACGTGGTTTAGCGGAAAGTTGGAAAGCTTAA
- a CDS encoding cell division protein FtsQ/DivIB translates to MYSNWYNWLDGLDRTPIRAYALTHKTRFTTNSDIRETLSQKPALKGYFGQDIQEIKARLLAISWVKDVVVRKLYPDRLSITLIEHNPVAVWNDVNFLSDRGVVFSLPPERMDKSGLPVLYGPDTEGKAVLDAWSKIRTDLKARNLDLASVSVDNRGSWTITLSNQVELRLGRGEWTPKIDRFVTIFPEINVPDGQRLAYVDLRYEHGAAVGFNPLPK, encoded by the coding sequence GTGTACAGCAATTGGTATAACTGGTTAGATGGATTGGATCGAACACCGATTCGTGCTTATGCACTGACACATAAAACGCGTTTTACAACAAATTCGGATATTCGGGAAACTTTATCGCAAAAGCCTGCTCTAAAAGGATATTTTGGGCAAGATATTCAGGAAATTAAAGCAAGATTATTGGCAATTTCTTGGGTGAAAGATGTGGTCGTGCGTAAACTTTATCCGGATCGTTTAAGTATCACGTTGATAGAACATAATCCGGTAGCGGTTTGGAATGATGTAAACTTCCTATCTGATCGTGGCGTGGTTTTTAGTTTACCGCCTGAACGGATGGATAAATCAGGTTTGCCGGTATTGTATGGACCGGATACAGAAGGAAAAGCAGTATTAGACGCGTGGAGTAAGATTAGAACAGACTTAAAAGCACGTAATTTAGACTTGGCATCCGTTTCGGTCGATAATCGGGGATCATGGACAATTACCTTATCCAATCAGGTTGAACTCAGATTAGGGCGTGGTGAATGGACGCCTAAAATTGACCGCTTTGTGACGATTTTCCCTGAAATTAACGTTCCGGATGGGCAACGATTGGCTTATGTTGATCTGCGTTATGAACATGGTGCCGCCGTTGGCTTTAACCCTCTACCTAAATAA
- a CDS encoding D-alanine--D-alanine ligase — protein sequence MSIKDEKIAVLFGGVSQEREVSLNSGAAVTEALKSLGYNVEGIDTKDFPIEKLKEKGIQRVFNILHGGIGENGVLQGALEQMGIPYTGCGVMASAVTLDKFRTKLMWQAVGLPTAEMVVVRRGEAVDSEQIIAKLGLPVFVKPSSEGSSVGVTKVKTVEQLLPAVEEALKFDSIVLVEAFLAGKEYSVPVLDGQVLPAVQVIPDGEFYDYHAKYISDNTQYLVPALNDERQAEVAKLVKAAYDVVGCRGWSRIDVMEDANGQFNLVEVNTCPGMTSHSIFPKSAATVGIPFEKLVERVLELSA from the coding sequence ATGAGTATTAAAGACGAAAAAATTGCGGTGTTATTTGGTGGTGTTTCTCAAGAACGTGAAGTTTCGCTAAATTCAGGTGCGGCAGTAACTGAGGCGTTAAAATCGCTTGGTTATAATGTGGAAGGTATTGATACCAAAGATTTTCCGATTGAAAAATTAAAAGAAAAGGGAATCCAACGTGTATTCAATATTTTACACGGTGGTATCGGCGAAAATGGCGTGTTACAAGGTGCATTAGAGCAAATGGGGATTCCCTATACCGGTTGTGGTGTAATGGCATCAGCAGTAACTTTAGATAAATTCCGTACTAAATTAATGTGGCAAGCTGTTGGCTTACCAACGGCTGAAATGGTGGTTGTTCGCCGTGGAGAAGCGGTCGATTCCGAACAAATTATTGCAAAATTAGGCTTACCGGTATTCGTTAAACCTTCAAGCGAAGGTTCAAGTGTCGGCGTAACTAAAGTAAAAACGGTTGAGCAATTATTACCGGCAGTGGAAGAAGCATTAAAGTTCGATTCAATCGTCTTAGTAGAAGCTTTCTTGGCAGGTAAGGAATATTCCGTTCCTGTGTTAGACGGTCAAGTATTACCGGCTGTACAAGTGATTCCGGATGGTGAATTTTATGACTATCATGCCAAATATATTTCAGATAATACTCAATATCTCGTGCCAGCATTAAATGACGAACGCCAAGCAGAGGTAGCCAAATTAGTTAAAGCGGCATATGACGTAGTTGGATGTCGTGGCTGGAGCCGAATTGATGTGATGGAAGATGCAAATGGTCAATTTAACTTAGTTGAAGTGAATACTTGTCCGGGTATGACGAGCCACAGTATTTTTCCGAAATCGGCGGCAACGGTTGGAATCCCATTTGAAAAATTAGTTGAACGCGTATTGGAGTTAAGTGCTTAA